From one Synechocystis sp. PCC 6803 substr. PCC-P genomic stretch:
- a CDS encoding DNA topoisomerase (ATP-hydrolyzing) subunit A: MARKSFPSGQIIPTDLHEEMERSYLEYAMSVIVGRALPDVRDGLKPVHRRILYAMYELGLTPDRPFRKCARVVGDVLGKYHPHGDQSVYDALVRMVQDFSSRYPLLAGHGNFGSVDNDPPAAMRYTETRLAPIAMGAMLEGISEAIVDFTGNFDNSQEEPTVVPAQLPLLLLNGCSGIAVGMATSIPPHNLGEVVDGLIGLINKPDLSDQELFKLIPGPDFPTGGHILDSEGILQAYQTGRGLIPVRGVSHIETIRGEKKRSHNRTAIVITELPFQVNKAAWIEKIASLVNDGKLDGISDLRDESDRTGMRVVIELKRDAEPNAILQKLYRMTPLQSNFGVIFLALVNNQPVQMSLRQILQEFLQFREDTLLRQYENELGENRRRLELLTGLLIGLENLDALIEILRFAADGTTAKIQLQERLGISLQQGDAILGMPMRRITGLEREKLQQEHTDLAQRIEQLETLIGDRQERLKALKKELRGLKKKFADERRTKILQGMPAKIEPLPVNQDPLPEATIPPVESQSAPEEELDSPGEPEQEQLVLENSSPPTADSAPEAKQDDLNLAVKPTPKTVKQEAQPSPEVIATHSKLVSVAEKNPLTLFTPQTPPAEAFLSINLQGEIAWHPEELTSANSFEPLDQQFSIQGRETLIVIGDHGKAFPVAIADIPPLAVTRIPLLQILPKSAQRDATTVTFQGFLPPPEQPQDLLLVSQQGRVKLLAGQELQELGPRGLSLMKLKNGDLLQFAQLVTPVNPASAQNPGKNLVIATSNGRLLRFDPAQVGLTCSSPSAQGQEAMRLRATESLVGVLMASPGDRVLLLTQAGYGKQLDLASVRLGNFGELGTTVMQFTSKADRLLTMVAANQGAQSPQSSTYDFYSNQQRLHSVQADQFQPWGKDGFGDRLVDLNEGEHLITQVAHLG; this comes from the coding sequence ATGGCCAGAAAATCTTTCCCCAGCGGTCAAATTATCCCCACCGATCTCCACGAAGAAATGGAACGTTCCTACCTGGAATATGCCATGAGTGTGATTGTGGGGCGGGCATTACCCGATGTGCGGGACGGTCTAAAACCGGTGCATCGTCGCATTCTCTACGCCATGTACGAGTTGGGGCTGACCCCCGATCGCCCGTTTCGGAAATGTGCCCGGGTGGTGGGGGACGTGTTGGGCAAATACCATCCCCACGGTGACCAGTCTGTGTACGATGCCCTGGTGCGGATGGTGCAGGATTTTTCCAGTCGTTATCCCCTCCTGGCTGGCCATGGCAACTTCGGTTCCGTGGACAATGATCCTCCGGCCGCCATGCGTTACACCGAAACCCGCTTAGCACCCATCGCCATGGGGGCCATGTTGGAAGGCATAAGCGAGGCGATCGTTGATTTTACCGGCAACTTCGACAATTCCCAGGAAGAACCCACCGTGGTTCCCGCCCAGTTACCTTTGTTACTGTTGAACGGTTGCTCTGGTATTGCGGTGGGCATGGCCACTAGTATCCCGCCCCACAATTTGGGGGAAGTGGTGGATGGTTTGATTGGTTTAATCAATAAACCTGATTTGTCGGATCAAGAACTATTTAAGTTAATCCCCGGCCCTGACTTTCCCACCGGCGGCCACATCCTCGACAGCGAAGGCATTTTGCAAGCTTACCAAACGGGACGAGGACTAATTCCGGTGCGGGGAGTTAGTCACATTGAAACCATCCGAGGGGAGAAAAAACGCAGTCATAATCGCACGGCGATCGTCATTACGGAATTACCATTCCAGGTCAATAAAGCGGCTTGGATTGAGAAAATTGCCAGCTTGGTCAACGACGGCAAACTAGACGGCATTTCCGATCTGCGGGATGAAAGCGATCGCACCGGCATGAGGGTGGTAATTGAGCTCAAACGGGATGCGGAACCCAATGCCATTTTGCAAAAACTCTACCGCATGACTCCTTTGCAGAGTAATTTTGGCGTGATTTTCCTGGCGCTGGTCAACAACCAACCCGTGCAAATGTCCCTGCGGCAAATTCTCCAAGAATTTCTCCAATTCCGGGAAGATACCCTGCTGCGACAGTACGAAAATGAGTTGGGAGAAAACCGTCGTCGCCTGGAATTATTAACTGGTTTACTAATCGGTTTAGAAAATTTAGATGCGCTGATTGAAATTCTCCGTTTTGCCGCCGATGGCACCACCGCCAAAATTCAACTCCAGGAACGGTTAGGCATTTCCCTCCAACAAGGGGACGCTATTTTGGGCATGCCCATGCGCCGTATCACCGGCCTGGAAAGGGAAAAATTACAACAGGAACACACCGATCTAGCCCAACGCATTGAGCAGTTGGAAACTCTCATTGGCGATCGCCAGGAACGGTTAAAAGCCCTCAAAAAAGAATTGCGGGGTTTAAAGAAAAAGTTTGCCGACGAACGACGTACCAAGATTTTACAGGGTATGCCAGCCAAAATTGAGCCTCTCCCCGTAAATCAAGATCCATTGCCTGAAGCGACAATTCCCCCGGTTGAAAGTCAGTCAGCCCCAGAAGAAGAGTTGGATTCCCCAGGGGAACCAGAGCAAGAACAATTAGTCTTAGAAAATTCTTCCCCGCCAACGGCAGATTCGGCTCCCGAAGCAAAGCAGGACGATCTAAACCTAGCCGTAAAGCCTACCCCCAAAACCGTCAAACAGGAAGCCCAACCAAGCCCGGAAGTCATAGCCACCCATAGCAAACTCGTTTCTGTTGCCGAGAAAAATCCCCTCACCCTCTTCACGCCGCAAACGCCCCCGGCGGAGGCCTTTCTGAGTATTAATTTGCAGGGGGAAATCGCCTGGCACCCAGAAGAGCTAACCTCCGCCAACAGCTTTGAACCCTTGGACCAGCAATTTTCCATTCAAGGGCGGGAAACTCTCATTGTCATTGGCGACCATGGCAAGGCTTTCCCCGTCGCCATTGCCGATATTCCCCCCTTAGCTGTCACCCGCATTCCCCTGTTACAAATTCTGCCTAAATCGGCCCAGCGGGACGCCACCACCGTCACTTTCCAGGGATTTTTACCGCCCCCGGAACAGCCCCAGGATTTACTCCTAGTTAGTCAGCAGGGTCGGGTCAAACTGCTCGCTGGTCAGGAGTTGCAGGAGTTGGGCCCGCGGGGTTTGAGTTTAATGAAGTTAAAAAATGGCGATCTCCTCCAGTTTGCCCAATTGGTTACACCAGTTAATCCTGCCTCTGCCCAAAATCCAGGTAAAAATTTGGTGATTGCCACCAGCAATGGACGTTTACTGCGGTTTGATCCAGCCCAGGTTGGTTTAACTTGCTCAAGTCCCAGTGCCCAAGGCCAGGAAGCAATGCGGCTTCGTGCAACGGAAAGTTTGGTGGGGGTACTGATGGCATCACCAGGGGATAGGGTTTTACTGTTAACCCAAGCAGGTTATGGCAAACAATTAGATTTAGCTTCTGTGCGCCTGGGGAATTTCGGCGAATTAGGCACAACGGTGATGCAATTTACCAGCAAAGCAGATCGGTTGTTGACCATGGTGGCGGCAAATCAGGGTGCCCAGTCTCCTCAATCCTCCACTTACGATTTTTACAGTAATCAACAACGACTCCATTCTGTCCAGGCTGATCAGTTTCAACCCTGGGGTAAGGATGGCTTTGGCGATCGCCTGGTGGATCTCAACGAGGGAGAACATTTAATTACCCAGGTGGCCCACCTTGGTTAA
- a CDS encoding response regulator, producing MTTVLIVEDDPMNFRVFSKILTKRGGFTVKGSEDVAEVLALARSKAVDVILIDVSLSRSHYQGKAYNGIQITQLLKQDPATASLPVILVTAHAMVGDRESLLAQSGAEGYIAKPVVDHQAFVNQIQTMAGGDRAV from the coding sequence ATGACAACGGTTCTCATCGTCGAAGACGACCCCATGAACTTCCGGGTTTTTTCCAAAATTCTCACTAAGCGGGGGGGCTTCACCGTCAAGGGCAGCGAGGATGTGGCGGAGGTGTTGGCCTTAGCTCGGAGCAAGGCGGTGGACGTGATTTTGATCGATGTGTCTCTGTCCCGCAGTCATTACCAAGGTAAGGCCTATAACGGCATTCAAATTACCCAACTGCTCAAACAAGACCCTGCCACGGCCAGCCTACCAGTGATTTTGGTCACAGCCCATGCCATGGTCGGCGATCGGGAGTCTTTATTGGCCCAAAGTGGCGCAGAAGGCTACATAGCTAAACCGGTGGTGGACCACCAAGCTTTTGTAAACCAAATTCAAACCATGGCTGGAGGCGATCGGGCGGTTTAA
- a CDS encoding zinc-dependent peptidase, whose translation MLPTAIVLTILLGIIAYIWGYPHWLDWREKQLFQRPLPPHWQAILGDRLPFYAQLSPQQRQKLEAKIQLFLQQKQFIGCNDFVLTDEVRLVIAAQACYLALELGSNPYPRLDTILVYPDAFQVRQITSPDGYVVEEEDTVRAGESWDRAGQLILAWGTIAWDLERWQDGHNVIFHEFAHQLDMGDGAMNGVPKLGRRNDYQRWQSIFASEYQQLLSQLENNLPTVIDPYGATNPCEFFAVVTETFFEKGQELQHNHGQLYQVLRKYYCLEPLINC comes from the coding sequence ATGTTGCCCACTGCCATTGTCCTCACCATCCTTTTGGGCATCATTGCCTACATTTGGGGCTATCCCCATTGGTTAGATTGGCGAGAAAAACAACTTTTTCAGCGGCCTCTGCCTCCCCATTGGCAAGCAATTTTAGGCGATCGCCTGCCTTTTTATGCCCAGCTTTCCCCCCAGCAACGGCAAAAATTAGAAGCAAAAATCCAATTATTTCTCCAGCAAAAACAGTTTATTGGCTGTAATGATTTTGTTTTAACGGATGAAGTGCGGTTGGTCATCGCTGCCCAAGCTTGCTATCTAGCGTTGGAATTAGGCAGTAATCCCTACCCCAGGCTGGATACAATCCTTGTTTACCCCGATGCTTTCCAAGTGCGGCAAATTACGTCCCCCGATGGTTACGTAGTGGAGGAAGAAGACACCGTTCGAGCTGGGGAATCCTGGGATAGGGCTGGACAGTTGATCCTGGCTTGGGGCACGATCGCCTGGGATTTGGAGCGGTGGCAGGATGGCCACAACGTTATTTTCCATGAATTTGCCCATCAGTTGGACATGGGGGATGGAGCCATGAATGGGGTCCCTAAATTAGGTCGTCGCAACGACTATCAACGCTGGCAGTCAATTTTTGCGTCGGAATACCAACAACTACTCAGTCAGTTAGAAAATAATTTACCCACCGTCATCGACCCCTATGGAGCCACCAACCCCTGTGAATTTTTTGCGGTGGTGACGGAAACTTTCTTTGAAAAAGGGCAAGAATTACAACATAATCACGGGCAACTTTATCAAGTTCTACGGAAATATTACTGCCTTGAACCATTGATAAATTGCTAG
- a CDS encoding PPC domain-containing protein, whose protein sequence is MGLTSALVTFYPTPSYGQNSQNSFYNPIPITANTTVDDRLTVGDMPTGEGGFARDYRINLQAGDQVSIDLRSDEFDTMVMLIGDDGTTIVANDDSTEGGTNSLAFARITESGDYIVRVRTYAATGGGAFSLAVTRLKPVP, encoded by the coding sequence ATGGGTTTGACTTCCGCCCTGGTGACGTTCTACCCAACCCCGAGTTACGGCCAAAATAGTCAAAATAGTTTTTACAATCCCATCCCCATTACTGCCAACACAACAGTTGACGATCGCCTGACGGTGGGGGATATGCCCACGGGGGAAGGGGGATTTGCCAGGGACTATCGTATTAATCTCCAGGCCGGGGACCAAGTGTCCATTGACCTGCGCTCCGATGAATTCGACACCATGGTAATGCTCATTGGCGATGACGGCACCACCATTGTGGCCAACGACGACAGCACTGAAGGGGGCACCAATTCCCTTGCCTTCGCCCGGATTACTGAATCGGGAGACTACATTGTCCGGGTCAGAACCTACGCCGCCACTGGGGGAGGGGCATTTTCCCTGGCAGTGACCAGGCTAAAACCCGTTCCCTAG
- a CDS encoding Uma2 family endonuclease, protein MATLTPPISSINQGSLLLNVSHVTLKVSPEHFDQLCLDNPDLRLELTKDGELIVMAPAGGETSRKNLDLAIDVGLWNRRTNLGQAFDSSCGYDFTSLGGGKLSPDVSWIEQSKLEGIEIVGFIPVVPDFVIELRSATDNLKPLQEKMQEYRRLGVRLGLLINPQNQQVEIYRSSQATEVLTLPKEIDCNEVMPGFVLDLTRIW, encoded by the coding sequence ATGGCAACCCTAACCCCGCCAATTAGCTCAATCAATCAAGGGTCATTATTGTTGAATGTGAGCCATGTCACTTTAAAAGTCTCGCCGGAGCATTTTGATCAGCTTTGCCTTGATAACCCAGACCTACGGCTTGAGTTAACCAAAGATGGCGAATTAATTGTTATGGCACCAGCGGGGGGAGAAACCAGCCGGAAAAATCTTGATCTGGCGATCGATGTTGGTCTTTGGAATCGCCGAACAAACTTGGGTCAAGCCTTTGATTCTTCCTGTGGCTATGACTTCACTTCATTGGGGGGCGGTAAATTGTCGCCGGATGTGTCGTGGATTGAGCAATCGAAGCTTGAAGGGATCGAAATAGTTGGCTTTATCCCTGTGGTACCAGATTTTGTTATTGAACTCCGCTCCGCAACGGATAACCTGAAACCATTACAGGAAAAAATGCAAGAGTATCGACGGCTGGGGGTACGATTGGGGTTATTGATCAATCCCCAAAACCAACAGGTTGAGATTTATCGTTCTTCCCAGGCGACAGAAGTTTTAACGTTGCCAAAGGAAATAGATTGCAATGAAGTAATGCCCGGTTTTGTGCTTGATTTGACCCGCATTTGGTAG
- a CDS encoding transcriptional repressor, with protein MSLPTPSLAVRLESLTVNQRLVLQALQRETEPLSAQALFAKLRETKKIGLATVYRALDALKLAGFIQHQATMTGELLYQTLEQDQHCLTCLQCGESVPIQGCPVQSLEENLQANYSFRIYYHTLEFFGLCQLCAKGSD; from the coding sequence ATGAGTCTTCCCACTCCTTCCCTTGCCGTTCGCCTAGAGTCCCTCACAGTCAACCAAAGACTGGTGCTCCAAGCTTTGCAAAGGGAAACGGAGCCCCTGTCGGCCCAAGCCCTCTTCGCCAAACTGCGGGAAACAAAAAAAATTGGCTTGGCCACGGTGTACCGAGCTTTAGATGCCCTCAAGTTAGCCGGATTTATCCAACATCAGGCCACCATGACAGGGGAATTGCTTTACCAAACCCTAGAGCAGGACCAACATTGTTTGACCTGTTTGCAGTGTGGGGAATCGGTACCCATTCAGGGTTGCCCTGTGCAGTCCCTAGAGGAAAATTTGCAGGCTAATTATTCTTTTCGGATTTACTATCACACCCTAGAATTCTTCGGGCTTTGTCAACTTTGTGCCAAAGGAAGTGATTAG
- a CDS encoding metal ABC transporter solute-binding protein, Zn/Mn family, whose translation MFIFPAVPRFVQPLGVAFVLGLSTLGCQPAVEQVGQNGQVEDAPVADAMDITVSIPPQQYFLEKIGGDLVRVSVLVPGNNDPHTYEPKPQQLAALSEAEAYVLIGLGFEQPWLEKLKAANANMKLIDSAQGITPLEMEKHDHSHGEEEGHDDHSHDGHDHGSESEKEKAKGALMVADPHIWLSPTLVKRQATTIAKELAELDPDNRDQYEANLAAFLAELERLNQELGQILQPLPQRKFIVFHPSWAYFARDYNLVQIPIEVEGQEPSAQELKQLIDTAKENNLTMVFGETQFSTKSSEAIAAEIGAGVELLDPLAADWSSNLKAVAQKIANANSAQP comes from the coding sequence ATGTTCATTTTCCCCGCTGTTCCCCGCTTTGTCCAACCCCTTGGTGTTGCTTTTGTTCTGGGTTTGAGCACCCTAGGCTGTCAGCCCGCTGTTGAACAGGTTGGGCAAAATGGTCAAGTTGAGGATGCTCCGGTGGCAGATGCCATGGATATTACGGTGAGTATTCCACCTCAACAATACTTTTTGGAAAAAATTGGTGGTGACTTAGTTCGAGTCAGCGTACTGGTACCGGGTAATAATGATCCCCACACCTATGAGCCCAAACCCCAACAGTTGGCGGCCCTAAGTGAAGCAGAAGCCTATGTTTTGATCGGTCTTGGTTTTGAGCAACCTTGGTTGGAGAAGTTAAAGGCGGCCAATGCCAACATGAAATTAATTGATTCGGCCCAAGGCATAACCCCCCTGGAAATGGAGAAGCATGACCATAGTCACGGGGAGGAAGAAGGGCACGATGACCATAGCCACGATGGCCACGACCATGGGTCAGAGTCAGAAAAGGAAAAAGCTAAGGGAGCATTGATGGTGGCGGATCCCCACATTTGGTTGTCCCCTACCTTGGTGAAACGACAGGCCACCACGATCGCCAAGGAGTTGGCGGAATTGGACCCGGATAATCGCGACCAGTATGAGGCTAATTTAGCTGCATTTTTAGCGGAACTAGAGCGGTTAAATCAAGAATTAGGACAAATATTGCAACCTTTACCCCAAAGGAAATTTATTGTTTTCCATCCTTCTTGGGCTTACTTTGCTCGGGATTACAACTTGGTACAAATTCCCATCGAAGTGGAAGGGCAAGAACCCAGCGCCCAGGAATTGAAACAGTTAATTGATACGGCCAAGGAAAATAATCTAACCATGGTGTTTGGGGAAACCCAGTTCAGTACCAAAAGTTCCGAGGCGATCGCCGCTGAAATCGGAGCGGGGGTGGAGTTACTCGATCCTTTAGCCGCTGATTGGTCTAGCAATCTCAAAGCCGTTGCCCAAAAAATCGCCAATGCTAACAGTGCCCAGCCCTAA
- a CDS encoding metal ABC transporter ATP-binding protein, translating into MLTVPSPNANVPMVDSLLSQPVIAVENLFAGYGATPVLENINLRVEERDFLGLIGPNGGGKTTLLKVLLGLIQPQQGTVQILGRSVEQGRRYVGYVPQWLEFDRAFPVRVLDVVRMGRLGRGKLFRRYHQQDEAIVRRCLEQVGMGDLGDRPLGTLSGGQRQRVYIARALASQPQILLLDEPTANVDSKVQRSIYELLGELNQTMTIVMISHDLGAISRYVKTVGCLNRSLHYHQEKFITPQMIEATYQCPVDLIAHGVPHRVFPSHDPALPGLDATNGQGHTAECHHD; encoded by the coding sequence ATGCTAACAGTGCCCAGCCCTAATGCCAACGTCCCCATGGTTGATTCCCTACTCTCCCAACCAGTAATTGCCGTTGAAAATTTATTCGCTGGTTATGGCGCGACGCCAGTGCTAGAAAATATTAATCTGCGGGTGGAGGAAAGGGATTTTCTGGGCTTAATTGGCCCTAACGGCGGGGGAAAAACCACTCTGCTCAAAGTACTGTTGGGATTAATTCAACCCCAGCAAGGTACGGTACAAATTCTCGGGCGGTCAGTGGAACAGGGGCGGCGTTACGTGGGCTATGTACCCCAATGGTTAGAGTTTGACCGGGCGTTTCCAGTGCGGGTGTTGGACGTGGTCAGGATGGGCCGTTTGGGGCGGGGTAAATTATTTCGCCGTTATCACCAGCAGGATGAAGCCATTGTACGCCGTTGTTTAGAGCAGGTGGGCATGGGAGATTTAGGCGATCGCCCCTTGGGGACCCTGTCTGGAGGACAACGGCAACGGGTTTACATTGCCAGGGCCCTAGCTTCCCAACCGCAGATTTTATTGCTGGACGAACCCACCGCCAATGTAGACAGCAAAGTGCAAAGAAGTATTTACGAGTTATTGGGGGAACTGAATCAAACCATGACCATTGTGATGATTTCCCACGACCTGGGGGCCATTTCCCGCTATGTCAAAACCGTTGGTTGCCTCAACCGTAGTTTGCACTATCACCAGGAGAAATTTATTACGCCCCAGATGATTGAAGCCACCTATCAATGTCCGGTGGATTTAATTGCCCATGGTGTGCCCCATCGGGTTTTCCCTAGCCATGATCCGGCTTTACCCGGGTTAGATGCAACCAATGGCCAGGGGCATACAGCGGAGTGTCACCATGATTGA
- a CDS encoding metal ABC transporter permease: MQPMARGIQRSVTMIEAMVQALQYEFMQNAIVASLLVSLACGLIGSFIVINRMVFISGGVAHAAYGGIGLGYYFAFNPLWGAFVFSLVMALAMGWVARKYQQRSDTLIGVMWALGMAIGIMLIDLTKGYKADVASYLFGSILTVPRQELWLMAGLDMLIIILLFLLYKEFLAISFDPVYATTRNLPVDILYLTLVAAIALTVVMVMQLVGLIMVIALLSIPAAIAGQYVRDVPQMMAVASGLGMVFCGVGLALSYSFNLSSGATIILVASIAYLISLAFRR, translated from the coding sequence ATGCAACCAATGGCCAGGGGCATACAGCGGAGTGTCACCATGATTGAGGCGATGGTTCAGGCGTTGCAATACGAATTTATGCAAAACGCCATCGTAGCTAGTTTGCTGGTCAGCTTAGCCTGTGGATTAATTGGCTCTTTTATTGTCATCAACCGCATGGTTTTCATCAGCGGTGGGGTAGCCCACGCGGCCTATGGAGGCATTGGTTTGGGCTACTATTTTGCCTTTAATCCCCTCTGGGGAGCGTTTGTTTTTTCCCTAGTGATGGCTTTGGCCATGGGTTGGGTAGCAAGGAAATATCAACAGCGCAGCGACACGTTAATTGGGGTGATGTGGGCCCTGGGCATGGCGATCGGCATCATGTTGATCGATTTAACCAAAGGTTATAAGGCCGATGTGGCTAGTTATCTTTTCGGCAGTATTTTGACGGTGCCCCGGCAGGAACTCTGGCTCATGGCAGGGCTAGACATGTTGATTATCATTCTTTTATTCTTACTTTATAAAGAGTTTTTGGCCATTTCTTTTGATCCGGTCTATGCCACTACCCGTAATTTGCCAGTGGATATTCTTTATCTAACTCTAGTGGCGGCCATTGCTTTAACGGTGGTGATGGTGATGCAATTAGTGGGATTAATTATGGTCATTGCCCTGTTGAGTATTCCAGCGGCGATCGCCGGTCAATATGTGCGGGATGTGCCCCAAATGATGGCTGTGGCCAGTGGATTGGGGATGGTCTTTTGCGGTGTTGGATTAGCTCTTTCCTACAGCTTTAACCTTTCCTCTGGAGCAACCATTATTTTGGTGGCCAGCATTGCCTATCTAATCAGTTTGGCGTTTAGACGCTGA